TAGACGACTGTCCGAAGCAAATCGGAACCGAGCGTGCTCAATTCCGATTTTCGGACCGTCGTCTATCTGTCAGACACGCGATCGGCAAAAATGACAGATAGACGACAACCGAAAATCCCTCGTCTAATAAGGGCATAAGTTCCTTCTCATTTTAATTGCAGTGCAGCATATTAATAATGCGATAACGCTCAAAAGATTCTGTTGAAGGATTTCTCTAGGTTTGAGAAAAGTAAAATAagattaaaaacatttaattgttCATCTTAATATGTCTAGAGATTCTTGTCATTGTTCAGCTTAAAATACATTCTCACCGGAGTTTTATAACAATATAAATGCTCCTGGTACATTTGGGACTTTATCTTGGATTTATTTACGAATGCTGCGCGATAATATACACGcaccaccacacacaaaagcatACGCATACGGAAGATGAACTTTGATCAATGAGGTTGTATTTCTTAAATGCCAGCATAAGCATTGTAGTTTTGAGTGTGAACGGTCGACTGTGCATTCCGGACACCGGCATAAAACCACCTGTAACCAGAGCGAAAtgtcgaaaaatttaaaatattactaCGACTTAATGTCCCAGCCATCCCGTGCGCTGTGGATCTTTTTGGAGAAAACCAAAATTCCCTACGAAAAGCGTTTGGTGAATTTGGGCAAGGGTAGGCCAACAATAAGATAACCACGGAGGTATTCCAGCACATAATTTACTTGCGTCACTTTTTCCAGGCGAACACCTTACCGACGAGTTTAAGGCGATCAACCGCTTCCAGAAGGTACCGTGTGTCACCGACAGCCAGATCAAGCTGGCTGAGAGTGTGGCGATTTTTCGCTATCTGTGCCGGGAGTATAAGGTGCCGGATCATTGGTACCCGGCCGATTCCCGGCGCCGGGCCCTCGTGGACGAGTATCTCGAGTGGCAGCACCATAACACGCGTGCCCTCTGTGCCACTTACTTCCAGTACATGTGGTTGCGACCCCGTATGTTCGGCAGCAAGGTAGATCCGAATCGGGCTGAACAGTACCGAAAGCAGATGGAAAGCTGTCTGGACTTTATCGAGGGGGAGTTCCTGGGCGGTGGATCACGCTTTATCGTGGGGGATGAGATTTCAGTGGCCGATTTGTTGGCGGTGTGTGAAATCGAACAATCGAGTAAGTGGTTACTACTTCAACGAAGTTTGTTtcgtagtgttttttttttcttacgaGCGTGTATCTTGTttgttcttccaggaatggcCGGCTATGATCCGTGCGACGGTCGCCCGAATCTAACGCAATGGATGGCAAGGGTACGCGAATCAACTAATCCGTTCTACGATCAAGCGCACAAGTTTGTCAACAAAATTGCTCAAGATACGGCCACCAAACACAAACTGTAATATTTAACTCCAGCGGACAAAGATACAACAACCGGAGCCTAAATACGATACTATCAAAAAGGCTGCTAACGtttcaacaaacaattttaacgCGCATTATGTTACATACAATGTAAATTGCTTTATTTCACAATAAGTTTATGGATCATTTCGGCAGATTATTGATATGCGTCGCGTTTTATTTATCAGCTTATCCCGAAACAGGGACTCCTTGGCGGACAGAATTTCATGTGTAAACTTGTACCGTGCCGTGTGTCTGGAAAGGATattattaaaagcattttAGTTTCACAGCAGCTTCTTCAatcgttttcccttttttacaTACTTCATCACGTAAAGTGATCGTCTTGGTAGCAATATATCAGCCCAATACTTTTTGTGACGGTCCTGGGAAAATATTTGCCGATACTCCTCATTCGTTTGTTCCTCGTCGTTCGTCCGCACCAGTCGCATCACGGAGTCCGAGAGCAAACTAATTCCTGCGATGGTGTTGCCACAATACtgaatgaaaatgaacaaaCCAATACCTttaggttgttttgtttttgattggaAAAGATGTTCCATTGTGACCATCACTTACCCGTACACTATCGACATGCGGTTTTATGACTCCCTGCTCCGCTAAATCCAGCACATGGACGTAAGGCATTGCGGTACCATCAAAGGCAACGGATACGATACGATCTAGAATCGTACGATTGGCCGGGTACCAGTGTTTCCGTTCCGTCTCGCGGTACCCGTGAATCGCATCATCCCAGTGATCGAACTCGTATCGCAGCCGCTTCAGGTACGGTTCTATTTCTTCCAGCAGCGAGTTTTCCTCCTTTTCATCGACAAACTGATCCATCACGCGCATATCTTTGCTGAACGTTTCACGGTCCTCTTCTGGCCATTGTCCGAAAAATGTTACACAGTTGGGTAAGCCAATATTGTTGGCAACGTCCGACTGGATGCGATTGTTGCAATGCGGTGCGGTCGTTTGATGCAATCGCCTAATTGCAAACAGCTCCGGTACATGGCGAATTAGTACGGCCGGATTATGGTTTATTCCAGCGCGTATACAAAAGATGCCGGCAAACATGATGGGGTGTTTTGACAGATTTATGACTCGGTTCAAAGGTGGTTCTGGAAGAGATTTGTGTCTATTATTCAACTGATTGTTTACTTATATTTTAGTTACCTTCTTATCAAATAAAGCAGCTTCTATTGTGGTTTGATCTGACGAAGTTGGTTATGCATTCTCCTTTTGAATTTACAATGGTTCAATGGTGCGTGTTATGAAAGAGCGTTTTCGTTACATCCTGATTACCTGCACACTGTGACAGTTCCTAGAAAATttgtcaaataaaaaaacaacagccagCATCTTGGGGTACATCAATTTCAAATACAACGTTCGATTGTTCTGAATGTACTATTGCTTTACTGCGACTTTTACACTTCCATTTGTGCTACAAAACTATAATAATCAAAATATCTTCAATTTGTTCCAAAACATCATGTTTAACCGGCTCCCAAAACTCGGTCGATAGTACATCAAGTTCACAGA
This window of the Anopheles moucheti chromosome X, idAnoMoucSN_F20_07, whole genome shotgun sequence genome carries:
- the LOC128306573 gene encoding glutathione S-transferase theta-3-like, which encodes MSKNLKYYYDLMSQPSRALWIFLEKTKIPYEKRLVNLGKGEHLTDEFKAINRFQKVPCVTDSQIKLAESVAIFRYLCREYKVPDHWYPADSRRRALVDEYLEWQHHNTRALCATYFQYMWLRPRMFGSKVDPNRAEQYRKQMESCLDFIEGEFLGGGSRFIVGDEISVADLLAVCEIEQSRMAGYDPCDGRPNLTQWMARVRESTNPFYDQAHKFVNKIAQDTATKHKL
- the LOC128306570 gene encoding alpha-ketoglutarate-dependent dioxygenase alkB homolog 7, mitochondrial, giving the protein MFAGIFCIRAGINHNPAVLIRHVPELFAIRRLHQTTAPHCNNRIQSDVANNIGLPNCVTFFGQWPEEDRETFSKDMRVMDQFVDEKEENSLLEEIEPYLKRLRYEFDHWDDAIHGYRETERKHWYPANRTILDRIVSVAFDGTAMPYVHVLDLAEQGVIKPHVDSVRYCGNTIAGISLLSDSVMRLVRTNDEEQTNEEYRQIFSQDRHKKYWADILLPRRSLYVMKHTARYKFTHEILSAKESLFRDKLINKTRRISIICRNDP